In Onychostoma macrolepis isolate SWU-2019 chromosome 06, ASM1243209v1, whole genome shotgun sequence, one DNA window encodes the following:
- the tshba gene encoding thyroid stimulating hormone subunit beta a, with protein sequence MKMETDGDEVRCLYKNSSLSTQPGLTRSSRHPAIPPDMSPVYVVGMLGILMKVAMPMCAPTEYTIYIERQECNYCVAVNTTICMGFCFSRDSNVKELVGPRFLVQRGCTYQEVEYRTAILPGCPSHADPHFTYPVALSCHCSTCNTHSDECAHKTSNAGMKCSKPVRHLYPDPEENNYIQAYWEQYE encoded by the exons ATGAAGATGGAGACAGATGGAGATGAGGTTCGGTGTCTGTATAAGAACAGCAGCCTTTCAACACAACCAGGCTTAACCAGATCCTCTAG ACATCCTGCTATACCGCCAGATATGTCTCCTGTGTATGTGGTTGGCATGCTGGGTATTTTGATGAAGGTAGCCATGCCTATGTGTGCACCCACTGAGTACACCATTTACATCGAGAGACAGGAGTGCAATTACTGTGTGGCTGTCAACACCACCATCTGCATGGGCTTCTGTTTCTCCAGG GACAGTAATGTGAAGGAGTTGGTGGGTCCTCGTTTCCTGGTTCAGAGGGGCTGCACGTATCAAGAAGTCGAGTACCGGACGGCCATCTTGCCCGGCTGCCCTTCACATGCAGATCCTCACTTCACCTATCCGGTGGCACTTAGCTGCCACTGCAGCACATGTAATACCCACAGTGATGAATGTGCCCACAAAACCAGCAACGCtggcatgaagtgctccaaaccTGTCCGTCATTTGTACCCCGACCCTGAAGAGAACAACTACATCCAGGCATATTGGGAACAGTATGAGTAA
- the slc25a55a gene encoding solute carrier family 25 member 55a, translated as MSQQISLPAKLINGGVAGIVGVTCVFPIDLAKTRLQNQRPGQQVYKNMIDCLIKTVRSEGYFGMYRGAGVNLTLVTPEKAIKLAANDFFRCHLSKDGRGLTVFREMLAGCGAGMCQVIVTTPMEMLKIQLQDAGRLAAQQRKPGIIPANRLATTNAVLSRSYNVVPNTSSRAVSATQIARELLHTQGIQGLYKGLGATLLRDVPFSIVYFPLFAHLNKLGKPSPDEAAPFYWSFISGCAAGSTAAIAVNPCDVVKTRLQSLSKGANEETYSGIIDCFSKIMKREGPSAFLKGAGCRALVIAPLFGIVQVMYFLGVGEFIMSQSSLKLISD; from the exons ATGTCTCAGCAAATCAG CCTCCCTGCCAAACTGATTAATGGTGGCGTTGCTGGCATCGTTGGGGTCACTTGCGTGTTTCCCATCGATTTGGCCAAGACCAGACTCCAGAACCAGAGACCAGGCCAGCAAGTCTACAAGAACAT GATTGACTGCCTCATCAAAACAGTGCGATCTGAGGGATACTTTGGCATGTATAGAG GTGCTGGGGTTAATCTTACACTGGTCACTCCTGAGAAGGCCATAAAACTGGCTGCCAATGACTTCTTCCGGTGCCACCTTTCCAAAGATGG GAGAGGGCTGACTGTATTTAGAGAGATGTTGGCTGGATGTGGTGCAGGCATGTGCCAGGTTATCGTCACTACTCCAATggagatgctgaaaattcaactacAGGATGCTGGGAGATTAG CCGCTCAGCAGAGAAAACCAGGCATCATTCCAGCCAACAGACTGGCGACCACAAACGCAGTGTTGAGTCGCTCCTACAACGTGGTACCCAACACCTCATCCAGGGCTGTATCTGCCACCCAGATCGCAAGAGAGTTACTGCACACTCAAGGCATTCAGGGGCTCTACAAAGGCCTTGGTGCAACTCTGTTAAG AGATGTACCTTTCTCGATTGTCTACTTTCCTCTCTTTGCACATTTGAACAAGCTGGGTAAGCCCTCGCCTGATGAGGCTGCACCATTTTATTGGTCGTTCATCTCTGGATGTGCCGCAGGCTCCACAGCTGCTATTGCTGTTAACCCATGTGATG TGGTTAAGACCAGGCTGCAGTCTCTAAGCAAAGGAGCCAACGAGGAAACCTACAGCGGCATAATTGACTGTTTCAG CAAGATCATGAAGCGAGAAGGGCCGTCGGCATTCCTGAAGGGAGCGGGCTGCAGGGCTCTAGTCATCGCGCCACTGTTCGGTATTGTACAGGTCATGTACTTCCTCGGCGTGGGAGAGTTTATCATGAGCCAGTCCTCCCTAAAGCTAATCTCTGACTGA